In one Candidatus Polarisedimenticolia bacterium genomic region, the following are encoded:
- the wecB gene encoding UDP-N-acetylglucosamine 2-epimerase (non-hydrolyzing) — translation MAVKILCVAGARPNFMKVAPLMRALAGSTLFQVRLVHTGQHYDEKLSRIFFDELGIPRPDIELAVGSGTHAAQTAEVMKRFEPVLEAEQPQAIVVVGDVNSTVACALAAAKFELSVEKRFRWTFGWRRRPVTIHVEAGLRSHDDDMPEEINRRLTDAMSDLLFVSDPAGLDNLRKEGIPDERVFFVGNVMIDTLVAAKEHAMRSRVLEELGLRERHFGVVTLHRPSNVDDPDTFQALLGVLDRLATPACPLVFPVHPRTLARLETMAIDFDHARWRMTGPLGYLDFLKLQALARIVFTDSGGVQEETTILGVPCITLRDNTERPVTVTAGTNVLAGTEERRIVAAFAKAISSPGNGRVPRYWDGQAARRIEEVLSTAFGGPRSSASEPVSALPRLSESIMR, via the coding sequence GCCGAACTTCATGAAGGTGGCGCCGCTCATGCGGGCGCTGGCCGGGAGCACGCTCTTCCAGGTGCGGCTGGTCCACACCGGCCAGCACTACGACGAGAAACTCTCGCGGATCTTCTTCGACGAGCTCGGCATTCCCCGTCCCGACATCGAGCTCGCGGTGGGCTCCGGTACCCACGCGGCGCAGACCGCAGAGGTCATGAAGAGGTTCGAGCCCGTCCTCGAAGCCGAGCAGCCGCAGGCGATCGTGGTGGTCGGAGACGTCAATTCGACGGTGGCCTGCGCCCTGGCGGCGGCCAAGTTCGAGCTCAGTGTCGAGAAGCGGTTCCGCTGGACGTTCGGCTGGCGCCGGCGGCCGGTCACGATCCATGTCGAGGCGGGGTTGCGGAGTCACGACGACGACATGCCCGAGGAGATCAACCGCCGGCTCACGGATGCCATGTCCGATCTCCTCTTCGTGTCCGATCCCGCCGGCCTGGACAACCTGCGCAAGGAAGGCATCCCCGACGAGAGGGTATTCTTCGTCGGGAACGTCATGATCGATACGCTCGTCGCGGCGAAGGAGCACGCCATGCGTTCCCGCGTGCTGGAGGAGCTCGGGCTGCGAGAAAGGCACTTCGGCGTCGTCACCCTGCATCGTCCCAGCAACGTGGATGACCCGGACACATTCCAGGCCCTGCTCGGGGTCCTGGACCGGCTGGCCACGCCGGCTTGCCCGCTGGTCTTTCCGGTGCACCCGCGCACCCTGGCCCGGCTCGAGACCATGGCCATCGACTTCGACCATGCTCGCTGGAGGATGACTGGCCCGCTTGGCTATCTCGATTTCCTCAAGTTGCAGGCCCTGGCCCGGATCGTCTTCACGGATTCCGGGGGCGTCCAGGAGGAGACCACCATCCTCGGAGTGCCTTGCATCACCCTGCGCGATAACACCGAACGGCCGGTGACGGTGACGGCGGGGACGAACGTGCTGGCGGGTACCGAAGAAAGGCGCATTGTCGCGGCCTTCGCCAAAGCCATCAGCTCCCCCGGCAACGGCCGCGTCCCCCGGTACTGGGACGGCCAGGCGGCGCGGCGTATCGAAGAAGTGCTGAGCACGGCCTTCGGCGGCCCGCGAAGCAGCGCGAGCGAGCCGGTGTCGGCTCTCCCGCGGCTCTCCGAAAGCATCATGCGCTAG
- a CDS encoding FG-GAP-like repeat-containing protein, with the protein MLTKISHSRKRSLLFPATLFFASAFPTLALADTVSFTPAGDYRVGDHPQCVALGDFNRDGLRDLAVSNAISNTVSVLLGNGDGTFQAPRTFGTGGGPQSVAVADFNEDGLQDLVTTDFQANTISLLLGNGDGTFTAPATFPAGGSNPNFAVVTDFNGDGLQDLAVATWGGTSSTTVSVLLGNGNGTFQSARTLDVQRGPLWVAAGDFNHDGRQDLVAANFNADSVSVLLGNGDGTFQAARNFPAVGAASIEVGDFNRDGQQDLAVADYFNAKLWVLPGNGDGTFRPAVIFNVGNGPVDVTLGDFNRDDKEDLAVPNWDGNAGRTVSVLLGNGDGTFQAAQNFVAGAGVVAVAVDDFNRDGTQDMAVANYNWGTLSVLLNSTVSSTRHTLTANKAGTGGGTVTSSPAGIDCGATCSASYDSGTVVTLTASAASGSAFAGWSGGGCSGTGTCAVTMNAATTVTATFNRQTFTLDVNKAGAGTGTVTSSPAGIDCGAACSASYHSGTVVTLTASAASGSTFGGWSGGGCSGTGSCVVAMDAATTVTATFNRQTFTLGVNKTGTGTGTVSSSPAGIDCGAACSASYDSGTVVTLTASAASGSTFNGWSGGGCSGTGTCTVTMNAATTVTATFDRQTFPLTVNKPGSGTGTVSSSPAGINCGPTCSASYDSGTIVTLTASVASGSIFDGWSGGGCSGTGNCVVAVNAATTVTATFTQTFTLTVTKESVLGVANGTVTSVPAGIDCGSSCAATYNSGTSVTLTATPDGLSAFAGWSGGGCSGTGTCTVPMGANTTVTATFKVLGVL; encoded by the coding sequence ATGCTTACCAAGATCAGTCACTCAAGGAAACGGTCGCTGCTTTTCCCGGCGACCCTGTTCTTCGCCTCCGCCTTTCCAACTCTCGCGCTGGCGGATACGGTCTCATTCACCCCGGCGGGAGACTATCGCGTCGGGGACCATCCTCAATGCGTGGCCCTGGGCGATTTCAACCGCGACGGTCTGAGGGATCTGGCCGTATCCAACGCCATTTCCAACACTGTTTCCGTGCTCCTGGGCAACGGCGATGGGACCTTCCAGGCGCCCCGGACGTTCGGGACAGGCGGGGGGCCCCAATCGGTGGCCGTGGCCGACTTCAATGAGGACGGACTTCAGGATCTGGTGACGACGGACTTCCAAGCGAACACCATATCCCTGCTGCTGGGAAACGGGGATGGGACCTTCACGGCTCCCGCCACCTTTCCCGCGGGCGGCAGCAATCCCAACTTCGCAGTGGTAACTGACTTCAACGGCGATGGGCTGCAAGATCTGGCCGTGGCCACCTGGGGCGGAACCTCTTCGACGACGGTCTCGGTGCTCCTGGGCAACGGCAATGGGACCTTCCAGTCCGCACGGACCCTCGATGTCCAACGCGGTCCTTTGTGGGTCGCCGCGGGCGACTTCAACCACGATGGGCGGCAGGACCTGGTCGCGGCCAACTTCAATGCCGACAGCGTCTCGGTGCTCCTGGGCAACGGCGATGGGACCTTCCAGGCCGCTCGGAACTTTCCTGCCGTCGGCGCGGCCTCCATCGAGGTAGGAGATTTCAATCGCGATGGACAGCAAGACCTGGCGGTAGCCGACTACTTCAACGCCAAGCTGTGGGTCCTGCCGGGCAACGGTGATGGAACCTTCCGGCCGGCCGTGATCTTCAATGTGGGTAATGGTCCCGTAGACGTCACCCTTGGCGACTTCAACCGCGACGACAAGGAAGACCTGGCGGTGCCCAACTGGGACGGCAACGCCGGCCGCACCGTCTCGGTGCTGCTGGGCAATGGGGACGGCACCTTCCAGGCGGCACAGAACTTCGTCGCCGGCGCCGGTGTCGTCGCCGTGGCCGTGGACGACTTCAACCGCGACGGGACCCAGGACATGGCGGTGGCCAACTACAATTGGGGCACCCTGTCCGTGCTGTTGAACAGCACCGTCAGCAGCACGCGGCACACCCTCACCGCCAACAAGGCGGGGACGGGTGGTGGCACCGTGACCTCCAGTCCGGCCGGGATCGACTGCGGAGCCACCTGCTCGGCCTCCTACGACAGCGGCACAGTCGTGACTCTCACCGCCAGCGCGGCCAGCGGGTCCGCTTTCGCCGGCTGGAGCGGTGGGGGCTGCTCGGGCACCGGAACTTGCGCGGTGACGATGAACGCGGCCACCACGGTGACCGCGACATTCAACCGCCAGACGTTCACCCTGGACGTCAACAAGGCGGGAGCGGGCACGGGTACGGTCACCTCCAGCCCGGCGGGGATCGACTGCGGAGCGGCCTGCTCGGCCTCCTACCACAGCGGCACGGTGGTGACGCTCACCGCGAGCGCGGCCAGCGGATCGACCTTCGGCGGCTGGAGCGGCGGCGGCTGCTCGGGCACCGGAAGCTGCGTGGTAGCCATGGACGCGGCCACCACCGTCACCGCCACCTTCAACCGCCAGACGTTCACCCTGGGTGTCAACAAGACGGGGACGGGCACGGGTACGGTCTCGTCCAGCCCCGCGGGGATCGACTGCGGAGCGGCCTGCTCGGCCTCCTACGACAGCGGCACGGTGGTGACTCTGACCGCCAGCGCGGCCAGCGGGTCCACCTTCAACGGCTGGAGTGGTGGCGGCTGCTCGGGCACCGGAACCTGCACGGTGACGATGAACGCGGCCACCACGGTGACCGCCACCTTCGACCGCCAGACGTTCCCCCTCACGGTCAACAAGCCCGGATCTGGCACGGGCACGGTCTCCTCCAGCCCCGCCGGGATCAACTGCGGACCCACCTGCTCGGCCTCCTACGACAGCGGCACGATCGTGACTCTCACCGCCAGCGTGGCCAGCGGGTCCATTTTCGACGGCTGGAGCGGCGGCGGTTGCTCGGGCACCGGAAACTGCGTGGTCGCCGTGAACGCAGCCACCACCGTCACCGCGACGTTCACCCAGACGTTCACGCTGACCGTCACCAAGGAGAGCGTCCTCGGTGTCGCCAACGGTACCGTGACCTCCGTCCCCGCCGGCATCGACTGCGGGTCCAGCTGCGCGGCGACCTACAACAGCGGCACCAGCGTGACCCTCACCGCCACGCCGGATGGCCTGTCCGCTTTCGCGGGCTGGAGCGGCGGCGGCTGCTCGGGCACCGGAACCTGCACCGTGCCCATGGGCGCGAATACCACCGTCACCGCCACGTTCAAGGTACTCGGCGTCCTATGA